One genomic window of Burkholderia diffusa includes the following:
- a CDS encoding ATP-binding protein, which translates to MDKLEQFLTRAEALLGRLEGMLPPAPAAIDWNAATAFRWRKRQGRGYLQPVPAASAITLDDLHNIDRQKGLIEQNTRQFVQRKPANNVLLTGARGTGKSSLIKACLNAYAKDGLRLIEVDKDDLHDLGDIVDLISQRPERFIVFCDDLSFEEGESGYKALKVALDGSIAAQSDNVLIYATSNRRHLLPEYMSDNESYKHLPDGEIHPGEVVEEKISLSERFGLWVSFYPFKQDDYLDIVAHWLRHFGCADAEIETARGDALVWALERGSRSGRVAWQFARDWSGRKEQA; encoded by the coding sequence ATGGACAAGCTCGAACAGTTTCTGACGCGCGCGGAGGCGCTGCTCGGCCGCCTCGAGGGAATGCTGCCGCCCGCACCGGCGGCCATCGACTGGAACGCCGCCACCGCGTTCCGCTGGCGCAAGCGCCAGGGGCGCGGCTATCTGCAGCCGGTGCCGGCGGCATCGGCGATCACGCTCGACGACCTGCACAACATCGATCGACAGAAAGGGCTGATCGAGCAGAACACGCGACAGTTCGTCCAGCGCAAGCCGGCGAACAACGTACTGCTGACCGGTGCACGCGGCACCGGCAAGTCGTCCCTGATCAAGGCCTGCCTGAACGCATATGCGAAAGACGGCCTGCGCCTGATCGAAGTCGACAAGGACGACCTGCACGATCTCGGCGACATCGTTGATCTGATCTCTCAGCGTCCGGAGCGGTTCATCGTGTTCTGCGACGACCTGTCGTTCGAGGAAGGCGAATCGGGCTACAAGGCACTGAAGGTCGCGCTCGACGGCTCGATCGCCGCGCAGTCCGACAACGTGCTGATCTACGCGACATCGAACCGCCGCCATCTGCTGCCCGAGTACATGAGCGATAACGAGTCGTACAAGCATCTGCCCGACGGCGAGATCCACCCCGGTGAAGTCGTCGAGGAAAAGATCTCGCTGTCGGAGCGCTTCGGCCTGTGGGTCAGCTTCTACCCGTTCAAGCAGGACGACTACCTCGACATCGTCGCGCACTGGCTGCGCCATTTCGGCTGCGCGGACGCCGAGATCGAGACGGCGCGCGGCGACGCGCTCGTCTGGGCGCTCGAGCGCGGTTCGCGTTCGGGACGCGTCGCATGGCAGTTCGCGCGCGACTGGTCGGGTCGCAAGGAGCAGGCATGA
- a CDS encoding NUDIX domain-containing protein, with the protein MSADFAAGSVRAPDGRKVTEVAVGVMVQADGRYLLAQRLQGKPYEGYWEFPGGKLEAGESVEDALARELHEELGIEVTACHRWHTLEHDYPHAYVRLYFCKVTGWTGEPHSKEGQAFVWQQLPVEVAPLLPAALPVLELLEKEAASQ; encoded by the coding sequence ATGAGTGCGGATTTCGCGGCGGGCAGCGTGCGCGCGCCTGATGGACGCAAGGTGACAGAGGTCGCGGTCGGCGTGATGGTGCAGGCGGACGGCCGTTACCTGCTCGCGCAGCGGCTGCAGGGCAAGCCGTACGAGGGCTACTGGGAGTTTCCGGGCGGCAAGCTGGAGGCCGGGGAGAGCGTGGAGGACGCGCTGGCGCGCGAGTTGCACGAGGAACTCGGCATCGAAGTTACGGCCTGCCACCGCTGGCACACGCTCGAGCACGATTATCCGCACGCGTATGTGCGCCTCTATTTCTGCAAGGTGACGGGCTGGACGGGCGAGCCGCACAGCAAGGAAGGGCAGGCATTCGTGTGGCAACAACTGCCGGTCGAGGTCGCACCGCTGTTACCGGCGGCGCTGCCGGTGCTGGAGCTGCTGGAGAAGGAGGCGGCGTCGCAATGA
- a CDS encoding DNA gyrase inhibitor YacG: protein MTTVVKCPSCGAEVRWTPENKFRPFCSARCKQLDLGAWAAEKYRIGGSSDEGPSSEEDGTDGRRDS from the coding sequence ATGACTACCGTTGTGAAATGTCCTTCGTGCGGTGCAGAAGTGCGCTGGACGCCTGAAAACAAGTTCCGTCCCTTCTGTTCGGCCCGCTGCAAGCAGCTCGACCTCGGCGCATGGGCCGCGGAAAAGTACCGGATCGGCGGGTCCTCCGACGAGGGTCCATCGTCGGAGGAAGACGGCACCGACGGCCGCCGCGACAGCTGA
- the zapD gene encoding cell division protein ZapD → MILYEYPFNERIRTLLRLEDLFERFAFFLAQEDPREHHVALTTLFEIAEVTGRADLKSDLMKELERQRQTLAPFRGNPGIEQNALEVVLGEIEQTLANLAQMQGKTGQHLIDNEWLASIRSRAVIPGGTCKFDLPSYYAWQQWSAEQRRQDIAKWILPLLPLRDAAAIVLRLARESGQASKVMAMQGSYQQMLSGRTYQLMQVRVPPELRVIPEASANKYMLWVRFTMQDGDVRPRAVDIDVPFHLTLCNL, encoded by the coding sequence TTGATTCTTTACGAGTATCCGTTCAACGAGCGAATTCGCACGCTGTTGCGCCTCGAAGACCTGTTCGAGCGCTTCGCGTTCTTTTTGGCTCAGGAGGACCCGCGTGAACATCACGTCGCGCTGACGACGTTGTTCGAAATCGCCGAGGTCACAGGCCGCGCGGACCTGAAATCGGATCTGATGAAGGAGCTCGAACGTCAACGCCAGACGCTCGCCCCCTTTCGCGGCAATCCGGGCATCGAACAGAATGCGCTCGAGGTCGTGCTCGGTGAAATCGAGCAGACGCTCGCCAATCTTGCGCAGATGCAGGGCAAGACCGGGCAGCATCTGATCGACAACGAGTGGCTCGCCAGCATTCGCAGCCGCGCGGTGATTCCCGGCGGCACGTGCAAGTTCGACCTGCCGTCGTACTATGCGTGGCAGCAATGGTCCGCGGAACAGCGGCGCCAGGACATCGCGAAATGGATCCTGCCGCTGCTGCCGCTGCGCGACGCCGCTGCGATCGTGCTACGGCTCGCGCGCGAATCAGGCCAGGCTTCGAAAGTGATGGCGATGCAGGGCAGCTACCAGCAGATGCTGTCGGGGCGCACCTACCAGTTGATGCAGGTGCGCGTGCCCCCGGAGCTGCGCGTGATTCCCGAAGCGAGCGCCAACAAATACATGCTGTGGGTACGGTTCACCATGCAGGACGGCGACGTGCGGCCGCGCGCGGTGGACATCGACGTTCCGTTCCATCTGACACTATGCAATCTGTAA
- the coaE gene encoding dephospho-CoA kinase (Dephospho-CoA kinase (CoaE) performs the final step in coenzyme A biosynthesis.) produces the protein MFSIGLTGGIGSGKTTVADMFAARGASLVDTDLIAHRITAPAGLAMPAIEHAFGPNFVAADGSLDRAKMRALIFSDDDARRRLEAITHPLIRAETEREARDAQGPYVIFVVPLLVESGNWKARSDRVLVVDCPVETQIARVMRRNGFTREQVEAIIARQATREARLAAADDVIVNDATTPAALAAQVDALHQRYLAFAAAAH, from the coding sequence ATGTTTTCAATAGGACTCACCGGCGGCATCGGCAGCGGCAAGACGACCGTCGCCGACATGTTCGCCGCACGCGGCGCATCGCTCGTCGATACCGACCTGATCGCGCACCGCATTACCGCACCGGCCGGCCTCGCGATGCCGGCGATCGAACATGCATTCGGACCGAACTTCGTCGCGGCCGACGGCTCGCTCGACCGTGCGAAGATGCGCGCACTCATTTTCAGCGACGACGACGCACGCCGGCGCCTCGAAGCGATCACGCATCCGCTGATCCGCGCCGAGACCGAGCGCGAGGCCCGCGACGCGCAGGGCCCTTACGTGATCTTCGTCGTGCCGCTGCTCGTGGAGTCAGGTAACTGGAAGGCGCGCAGCGATCGCGTGCTGGTCGTCGACTGTCCGGTCGAAACGCAGATAGCACGTGTGATGCGGCGCAATGGTTTCACGCGCGAACAGGTCGAAGCGATCATCGCAAGACAAGCGACGCGCGAAGCGCGCCTCGCTGCGGCCGACGACGTGATCGTCAACGACGCGACGACGCCCGCTGCGCTCGCCGCACAGGTCGATGCACTGCACCAACGCTATCTCGCATTCGCGGCTGCCGCGCACTGA
- a CDS encoding prepilin peptidase, translating into MTSAPLITVFDSPDSTLLALAMLPPAVQYVFAVVLGLCVGSFVNVVVHRVPVMMQRAWQAEIAEATGSASTPPDDGYPPHYDLWRPRSACPHCGHVLRAWENIPLVSYLLLRGRCRQCGHAIGMRYPLVELAGALLAAGSLAAFGPTVAALASFGLCAALLAMSAIDIRTGYLPDSMTLPLLWAGLALNLGGTFTSLRSAVVGAMAGYLFLWSIYWLFKWLRGIEGIGFGDLKLLAALGAWMGWAALPQVVLFAAVTGALVGLVATWRGRMRFEEPIPFGPFLAAGGVATLFFGTPFYSAFGG; encoded by the coding sequence ATGACGTCCGCGCCCCTGATCACCGTTTTCGATTCGCCCGACAGCACGCTGCTCGCGCTGGCGATGCTGCCGCCCGCGGTGCAGTATGTGTTCGCCGTCGTGCTCGGCCTGTGCGTCGGCAGCTTCGTGAACGTCGTCGTGCACCGGGTCCCCGTGATGATGCAGCGCGCCTGGCAGGCCGAGATTGCCGAAGCGACCGGCAGCGCAAGCACGCCGCCGGACGACGGCTATCCGCCGCACTACGATCTGTGGCGCCCGCGCAGCGCCTGTCCGCATTGCGGCCACGTGCTGCGTGCGTGGGAGAACATCCCGCTCGTCAGCTACTTGCTGTTGCGCGGGCGCTGCCGTCAGTGCGGTCATGCGATCGGCATGCGCTATCCGCTCGTCGAACTCGCCGGTGCGCTGCTCGCCGCCGGTTCGCTCGCCGCGTTCGGCCCGACCGTCGCCGCTCTCGCCTCGTTCGGTCTGTGCGCTGCTTTGCTGGCGATGAGCGCAATCGATATCCGGACCGGCTACCTGCCCGATTCGATGACGCTGCCGTTACTCTGGGCCGGGCTCGCACTGAACCTCGGTGGCACGTTCACGTCGCTGCGTTCGGCCGTCGTCGGCGCAATGGCCGGCTACCTGTTCCTGTGGTCGATCTACTGGCTGTTCAAGTGGTTGCGCGGCATCGAAGGCATCGGATTCGGCGACCTGAAGCTGCTTGCCGCGCTCGGCGCATGGATGGGCTGGGCCGCGCTGCCGCAGGTCGTGCTGTTCGCCGCGGTGACAGGCGCGCTCGTCGGGCTCGTCGCGACTTGGCGCGGACGCATGCGCTTCGAGGAGCCGATTCCGTTCGGCCCGTTCCTCGCGGCAGGCGGCGTCGCGACGCTGTTTTTCGGCACCCCTTTCTATTCGGCATTCGGCGGCTGA
- a CDS encoding type II secretion system F family protein, producing MHAPTNETRFAWRGRRRDGTPCRGNVIAFDAAAARAVLAREGVAVLSLDIRGAARPPAAGAREVTRFTRQLASLLQAGLPLAPSLEMLARTRTRDGLPRIAAGLAREIVGGQRFAAALARYPTQFGTLYRQLIEVGEASGALGTVLTRVAEHRERADAQWRKLRAALAYPVAVIVFALAISAALMVWVVPTFRQIFDGFGAALPAPTRALLALSSATSAWGGALAAGAGAVGLAARHALRRSPSLRYTVARHLLNLPLVGGAFTRFATARWCRSLATLLGAGVPLADAFITLERAAGHPVFEQATAQIASRVLRGVRLADAMHTAGCFPDDVVQPIAVAEETGALDAMLSDIAALCERQLDARLDALAALGEPLIVIVLGALVGGLVIAMYLPILQLGNVV from the coding sequence ATGCATGCACCGACAAACGAAACCCGCTTCGCGTGGCGCGGCCGTCGTCGCGACGGCACGCCATGCCGCGGCAACGTCATCGCGTTCGATGCAGCCGCCGCACGCGCAGTGCTCGCGCGCGAAGGCGTCGCGGTGCTGTCGCTCGACATCCGCGGCGCGGCCCGGCCACCGGCTGCCGGCGCACGGGAGGTCACGCGCTTCACGCGTCAACTCGCGAGCCTGCTGCAAGCAGGACTGCCACTCGCACCGTCGCTCGAAATGCTCGCCCGCACCCGTACCCGCGACGGGCTGCCACGCATCGCCGCCGGCCTCGCACGCGAGATCGTCGGCGGGCAACGCTTCGCCGCCGCGCTCGCACGCTATCCGACCCAGTTCGGCACGCTGTATCGCCAGTTGATCGAGGTGGGCGAGGCATCGGGTGCGCTCGGTACCGTGCTGACCCGCGTTGCGGAGCACCGGGAACGCGCCGACGCGCAATGGCGCAAGCTGCGTGCCGCCCTCGCCTACCCGGTCGCCGTCATCGTGTTCGCGCTCGCGATCTCTGCCGCGCTGATGGTGTGGGTCGTGCCGACGTTCCGGCAGATCTTCGACGGCTTCGGCGCCGCCCTGCCGGCGCCGACCCGCGCCCTGCTCGCCCTCTCGTCCGCGACATCGGCCTGGGGCGGCGCGTTGGCTGCCGGTGCAGGCGCCGTGGGACTTGCCGCGCGCCACGCGCTGCGGCGCTCGCCTTCGCTGCGCTATACGGTCGCGCGGCATCTGCTGAACCTGCCGCTCGTCGGCGGCGCGTTCACGCGCTTCGCGACCGCGCGCTGGTGCCGCTCGCTTGCAACGCTGCTCGGTGCTGGCGTCCCGCTCGCCGATGCGTTCATCACGCTCGAGCGCGCCGCCGGCCATCCGGTGTTCGAGCAGGCCACCGCGCAAATTGCGTCTCGCGTGCTGCGCGGCGTGCGTCTGGCCGATGCGATGCACACGGCGGGATGCTTCCCGGACGACGTCGTGCAGCCGATCGCCGTCGCCGAGGAAACCGGCGCGCTCGACGCGATGCTCTCCGATATTGCCGCGCTATGCGAGCGTCAGCTCGACGCGCGGCTCGATGCGCTCGCCGCGCTCGGCGAGCCACTGATCGTGATCGTGCTGGGTGCACTCGTCGGCGGCCTCGTAATCGCGATGTATCTGCCCATCCTTCAGCTGGGCAACGTGGTGTAG
- a CDS encoding GspE/PulE family protein, translating to MHLSPPGAPPRTQRLPASIGASPAETSRSLDAAQLDDSPAVRLLTDTLHAARVRDASDVHVEPSEAGWRIRLRIDGVLHEHARPPAHLRDALVTRIKVLARMDIAERRLPQDGRLRIAVDGGMRGDYRVSSLPTLFGEKLVLRRLEMLPPDLTLARLGFDARQASAMEAAIRAPHGLVLVTGPTGSGKTLSLYCALQMLDRDAHNVCTVEDPAEIQLDGINQVGVAEKAGLTFATALRALLRQDPDVIMVGEIRDAETADVAIKAAQTGHLVLSTLHTNDAPTAVARLLDIGVAPYNLAAALRLVTAQRLVRRLCTGCRVRSDASARALREAGCDSAALESGWRPFVARGCAACHGIGYRGRIGLHQTMPVSSAMTEHIVARASVGTLAQCAASEGVRSLRDAALAHVRDGTTSIAEALAATPDA from the coding sequence ATGCACTTGTCACCTCCCGGGGCACCGCCGCGCACACAGCGGCTGCCCGCCTCCATTGGCGCATCTCCCGCTGAAACGTCACGGTCGCTCGATGCGGCGCAGCTCGACGACTCGCCCGCCGTACGGCTGCTGACCGACACGCTGCACGCCGCCCGCGTGCGCGACGCGTCCGACGTCCACGTCGAACCGTCCGAAGCAGGCTGGCGCATCCGCCTGCGCATCGATGGCGTCCTGCATGAACACGCGCGGCCGCCTGCTCATTTGCGCGATGCACTCGTGACGCGAATCAAGGTGCTCGCCCGCATGGACATCGCCGAGCGCAGGCTTCCGCAGGACGGCCGGCTGCGCATTGCGGTCGACGGCGGCATGCGAGGCGACTATCGCGTCAGCTCGCTGCCCACGCTGTTCGGCGAGAAGCTCGTGTTGCGCCGCCTGGAAATGTTGCCGCCCGACCTCACGCTCGCGCGCCTCGGCTTCGACGCGCGGCAGGCCTCGGCGATGGAGGCCGCGATTCGCGCGCCGCACGGCCTCGTGCTCGTCACCGGGCCGACCGGAAGCGGCAAGACGCTGTCGCTCTACTGCGCGCTGCAAATGCTCGACCGCGATGCCCACAACGTGTGCACGGTCGAGGATCCGGCCGAGATTCAGCTAGACGGCATCAACCAGGTCGGCGTGGCCGAAAAAGCCGGACTCACTTTCGCCACTGCGCTGCGCGCGCTGCTGCGGCAGGACCCGGACGTCATCATGGTCGGTGAGATTCGCGATGCGGAGACGGCCGACGTCGCGATCAAGGCCGCGCAGACCGGGCACCTCGTGCTGTCGACGCTGCATACGAATGACGCGCCAACAGCCGTCGCGCGACTGCTCGACATCGGCGTCGCGCCGTACAACCTGGCCGCCGCATTGCGCCTCGTCACCGCGCAACGCCTCGTTCGGCGCCTGTGCACCGGCTGCCGCGTGCGTTCGGACGCATCGGCACGTGCGCTGCGCGAAGCAGGCTGCGATTCGGCAGCGCTGGAGTCCGGATGGCGTCCGTTCGTCGCACGCGGCTGCGCCGCCTGTCACGGCATCGGTTATCGCGGCCGGATCGGCCTGCATCAGACAATGCCGGTTTCATCGGCAATGACGGAGCACATCGTCGCGCGCGCAAGCGTGGGCACGCTCGCGCAATGCGCGGCCTCCGAGGGTGTACGCAGTCTGCGCGACGCGGCGCTCGCGCACGTCCGCGACGGCACGACGAGCATCGCGGAAGCGTTGGCCGCGACACCTGACGCGTGA
- a CDS encoding HlyC/CorC family transporter, with amino-acid sequence MDQIPLWAQIGAVFLLLLCSSFFSISETAMMALNRHRLKHLAGQGVLGAKTTQGLLTRTDLLLSVILIGNNLFNTIIPVLTTSLALHTFGRNNLALSIATGIVAFLIIVFAEIAPKIVGATFPERIALPASLVIAPLMRVFKPVVWFVNALANGVLWVLRINTKKGRDQRMSADELRAIVLESSSFMPTKHRSILLNLFDLENITVDDVMVPRRQIESLNFHAPLDDILHQLETCYHNRLVVYEGDIDKVLGVLHVRKTLTALHNQDFDRETLRTLLAEPYYVPSGTPVVQQLQYFQESRQRTALVVNEYGELEGLVTPEDIIEELIGEFTTSMPRGERAGGWDQNGECIVAASMPLRELNRWLHLQLPTDGPKTLNGLILEILEEIPEGDVCLRIRDVMLEVMRSDDQAVRTVKLFKPRSTRARAAR; translated from the coding sequence GTGGACCAAATTCCCTTATGGGCGCAAATCGGCGCCGTCTTCCTGCTTCTCCTCTGCTCCAGCTTCTTTTCCATTTCCGAGACCGCGATGATGGCGCTCAACCGCCATCGGCTGAAGCATCTCGCCGGCCAGGGCGTGCTCGGCGCGAAAACCACGCAGGGTCTTCTCACCCGCACCGACCTGCTGCTCAGCGTGATCCTGATCGGCAACAATCTGTTCAACACGATCATCCCGGTTCTGACCACTTCGCTCGCGCTGCACACGTTCGGCCGTAACAACCTCGCGCTGTCGATCGCGACCGGCATCGTCGCGTTCCTGATCATCGTATTCGCGGAAATCGCGCCGAAGATCGTCGGTGCGACCTTTCCCGAGCGCATCGCGCTGCCCGCCAGTCTCGTGATCGCGCCGCTGATGCGTGTGTTCAAGCCGGTCGTGTGGTTCGTCAACGCGCTTGCGAACGGCGTGCTCTGGGTGCTGCGCATCAATACGAAGAAGGGCCGCGACCAGCGGATGTCGGCCGACGAGCTGCGCGCGATCGTGCTCGAATCGAGCAGTTTCATGCCGACCAAGCACCGCAGCATCCTGCTCAACCTGTTCGACCTCGAGAACATCACGGTCGACGATGTGATGGTGCCGCGCCGGCAAATCGAATCGCTCAACTTCCACGCGCCGCTCGACGACATCCTGCATCAGCTCGAGACCTGCTATCACAACCGCCTGGTCGTCTATGAAGGAGACATCGACAAGGTGCTCGGCGTGCTGCACGTCAGGAAGACGCTCACCGCACTGCACAACCAGGATTTCGATCGCGAAACGTTGCGCACGCTGCTCGCCGAGCCGTACTACGTGCCGTCGGGCACACCGGTCGTTCAGCAGCTCCAGTATTTCCAGGAAAGCCGGCAGCGAACCGCACTCGTCGTCAACGAGTATGGCGAACTCGAGGGGCTCGTCACGCCCGAGGACATCATCGAGGAGCTGATCGGCGAATTCACGACGTCGATGCCGCGCGGCGAACGCGCGGGCGGCTGGGACCAGAACGGCGAATGCATCGTCGCCGCGAGCATGCCGCTGCGCGAACTGAACCGCTGGCTGCACCTGCAACTGCCAACCGACGGACCGAAGACGCTCAACGGCCTGATCCTCGAGATCCTCGAGGAAATTCCCGAAGGCGACGTGTGCCTGAGAATCCGTGACGTGATGCTCGAGGTCATGCGCAGCGACGACCAGGCCGTTCGCACCGTCAAGCTCTTCAAGCCACGCAGCACGCGCGCACGCGCCGCGCGCTAG
- a CDS encoding polyprenyl synthetase family protein has translation MSSSTASPTLSAAHLLSPIASDMEQVNRVIRQSLASDVLLINQIAEYIIGAGGKRLRPALLLLVAGALGETSHQRHVLAAVVEFIHTATLLHDDVVDESELRRGRQTANALFGNAASVLVGDYLYSRSFEMMVGVGKMRVMEILSEATTIISEGEVLQLLNMHDADVDESRYMQVIRYKTAKLFEASARLGAVLAGADAPTEAAAAEYGRRIGTAFQIMDDWLDYAGTAEAMGKNAGDDLREGKPTLPLIYLIERGTPEQSALAREAIEQGGTDRFDTIFDAITRSGALDHTLECARQEAQAAAAAIAAFPDSIYKESLLALCSYSTSRQS, from the coding sequence ATGTCGTCGTCCACCGCCTCCCCCACCCTCAGCGCCGCTCACCTGCTCTCCCCGATCGCCAGCGACATGGAGCAGGTCAATCGCGTTATCCGGCAAAGCCTCGCGTCCGACGTGCTGCTGATCAACCAGATCGCCGAGTACATCATCGGTGCGGGCGGCAAGCGGCTGCGTCCGGCGCTGCTGTTGCTCGTCGCCGGTGCGCTCGGCGAGACGTCGCACCAGCGGCACGTGCTGGCCGCCGTCGTCGAGTTCATCCACACGGCCACGCTGCTGCATGACGATGTTGTCGACGAATCCGAACTGCGGCGCGGCCGCCAGACGGCCAACGCGCTGTTCGGCAACGCGGCGAGCGTGCTGGTAGGCGACTACCTCTATTCGCGCTCGTTCGAGATGATGGTCGGTGTCGGCAAGATGCGCGTGATGGAAATCCTGTCGGAAGCAACGACGATCATTTCCGAAGGCGAAGTGCTTCAGCTTCTGAACATGCACGACGCGGACGTCGACGAGTCGCGCTACATGCAGGTGATCCGCTACAAGACGGCAAAGCTGTTCGAGGCATCGGCCCGCCTGGGCGCTGTGCTCGCCGGCGCCGATGCGCCGACCGAAGCCGCCGCGGCCGAATACGGCCGCCGGATCGGCACCGCATTCCAGATCATGGACGACTGGCTCGACTACGCGGGCACGGCCGAAGCGATGGGCAAGAATGCCGGCGACGATCTGCGCGAAGGCAAACCGACGCTGCCGCTCATCTATCTGATCGAACGCGGCACGCCCGAACAGTCGGCGCTCGCGCGCGAGGCGATCGAACAAGGCGGCACCGACCGCTTCGATACGATTTTCGATGCGATCACGCGTTCTGGCGCGCTCGACCATACACTCGAATGCGCGCGCCAGGAAGCACAGGCCGCTGCGGCCGCGATCGCCGCGTTCCCGGATTCGATCTACAAGGAAAGCCTGCTCGCGCTGTGCTCGTACTCGACGTCGCGGCAGTCGTAA
- the rplU gene encoding 50S ribosomal protein L21, giving the protein MYAVIKTGGKQYKVAVGEKLKVEQIPADIDAEITLDQVLAVGEGESIKFGTPLVSGASVKATVVSHGRHAKVTIFKMRRRKHYQKHGGHRQNYTELRIDAINA; this is encoded by the coding sequence ATGTACGCGGTCATAAAAACCGGCGGCAAGCAGTACAAGGTTGCCGTTGGCGAAAAACTCAAAGTAGAACAGATACCGGCTGACATTGACGCTGAAATCACGCTCGACCAGGTTCTCGCAGTGGGCGAAGGCGAATCGATTAAGTTCGGTACGCCGCTGGTCAGTGGGGCTTCCGTCAAGGCCACCGTTGTGTCGCACGGTCGTCATGCCAAGGTCACCATCTTCAAGATGCGTCGCCGGAAGCACTACCAAAAGCACGGCGGCCACCGCCAGAACTACACTGAGCTGCGCATCGACGCGATCAACGCGTAA
- the rpmA gene encoding 50S ribosomal protein L27 — MAHKKAGGSSRNGRDSESKRLGVKVYGGQAINAGGIIVRQRGTRMHAGENVGMGKDHTLFALVDGHVKFATKGADKKHLVIVVPAAA, encoded by the coding sequence ATGGCACACAAAAAGGCAGGCGGCTCTTCCCGGAACGGCCGCGACTCCGAGTCGAAACGTCTCGGCGTGAAAGTGTACGGCGGCCAGGCAATCAATGCCGGCGGCATCATCGTGCGTCAGCGCGGTACGCGCATGCACGCTGGCGAGAACGTCGGCATGGGCAAGGATCACACCCTGTTCGCGCTGGTCGACGGTCACGTCAAGTTCGCGACCAAGGGCGCGGACAAGAAGCATCTGGTCATCGTTGTCCCGGCGGCTGCCTAA
- the cgtA gene encoding Obg family GTPase CgtA, protein MKFIDEARIEVIAGDGGDGSASMRREKFVPFGGPDGGDGGRGGNVYAIADRNINTLIDYRYAKKHLARNGENGRGSDCYGKGGDDVTLRMPVGTVVTDMDTGELIADLTEHDQQVMLAKGGAGGLGNLHFKSSTNRAPRQKTDGKPGERRMLRLELKVLADVGLLGMPNAGKSTFISSVSNAKPKIADYPFTTLAPNLGVVRVGPSKSFVIADIPGLIEGAAEGAGLGHQFLRHLQRTGVLLHLVDLAPFDESVDPVAEATAIVGELRKYDEALYEKPRWLVLNKLDMVPEDEREARVADFLDRFGWDGPVFEISALTGQGCEALCYAIYDYLAEHSDAHRAAEEEDLAADVRFRDAPPVDGGATSGDDV, encoded by the coding sequence ATGAAGTTCATTGACGAAGCACGAATCGAAGTCATCGCCGGCGACGGAGGCGATGGCAGCGCGTCGATGCGCCGCGAGAAGTTCGTTCCGTTCGGCGGGCCGGATGGCGGCGACGGCGGCCGGGGCGGCAACGTCTACGCGATTGCCGACCGCAACATCAACACGCTGATCGACTATCGTTACGCGAAGAAGCATCTGGCGCGCAACGGCGAAAACGGTCGCGGATCCGATTGCTACGGCAAGGGTGGCGACGACGTTACGTTGCGCATGCCGGTCGGCACGGTCGTGACCGACATGGACACGGGCGAGCTGATCGCCGACCTGACCGAACACGATCAGCAGGTGATGCTCGCGAAGGGCGGCGCAGGCGGTCTCGGCAACCTCCATTTCAAGTCGAGCACGAACCGCGCGCCGCGCCAGAAGACCGACGGCAAGCCGGGCGAACGGCGCATGCTGAGGCTCGAACTGAAGGTACTCGCCGACGTCGGTCTGCTCGGCATGCCGAACGCCGGCAAGTCGACCTTCATCTCGTCGGTGTCGAACGCGAAGCCGAAGATCGCGGACTATCCGTTCACCACGCTCGCGCCGAACCTTGGCGTCGTACGGGTCGGCCCGAGCAAGAGTTTCGTGATCGCCGACATCCCGGGGTTGATCGAGGGCGCCGCCGAAGGGGCGGGCCTCGGCCACCAGTTCCTGCGACATCTTCAGCGCACTGGCGTGCTGCTGCATCTCGTCGATTTGGCTCCGTTCGACGAAAGCGTCGATCCGGTCGCGGAAGCAACCGCGATCGTCGGTGAGCTGCGCAAGTACGACGAGGCGCTCTACGAGAAGCCGCGCTGGCTCGTCCTCAACAAGCTCGACATGGTGCCGGAAGACGAGCGCGAGGCGCGCGTCGCCGATTTCCTCGACCGTTTCGGCTGGGACGGCCCCGTGTTCGAGATTTCGGCACTCACGGGTCAGGGCTGCGAAGCGCTGTGCTATGCGATCTACGACTACCTCGCCGAGCATTCGGACGCCCATCGCGCGGCGGAAGAGGAAGATCTGGCCGCGGACGTGCGGTTCCGCGATGCGCCGCCCGTCGATGGCGGTGCGACGTCCGGCGACGACGTCTGA